A single region of the Bacillus cereus genome encodes:
- a CDS encoding arylamine N-acetyltransferase family protein yields the protein MTSLQDQLFTRLNLEKRTEVKFEELSSILFAFAHTIPFENLDVIAGNTNTISMENLQEKILTRSRGGLCYELNTLFYYFLKDSGYDVQLALGTVYKNDINAWALEDGHITIILNYDNVLYLIDVGIASLVPLVLVPFTGESVSSKNGSYRVRRKETSKGNYVLERIDANGEWTVCHAFYTRIIDESVVNDVQKRVIEDEKSIFNKGPIAVKLTDFGHISLTNTSITEINCGQKTKREITENQYKELLYTLFAIKL from the coding sequence ATGACAAGTTTACAAGATCAACTGTTTACAAGATTGAACCTTGAAAAACGTACTGAAGTAAAATTTGAAGAACTAAGTTCAATACTTTTTGCATTTGCACATACTATACCGTTTGAGAATTTGGATGTTATTGCAGGTAATACGAATACAATTTCTATGGAAAACTTACAGGAGAAAATTTTAACTAGATCCCGCGGCGGACTTTGTTATGAATTAAATACTCTTTTTTATTATTTTTTAAAAGATAGTGGTTATGATGTACAACTCGCATTAGGTACCGTATACAAAAATGATATAAACGCTTGGGCACTTGAGGATGGACATATAACAATTATTTTAAATTATGATAACGTACTGTACTTAATTGATGTAGGTATTGCTTCATTAGTACCTCTCGTTCTTGTACCTTTTACTGGTGAATCCGTTTCTTCTAAAAACGGTTCGTATCGAGTGCGACGAAAAGAGACTAGTAAAGGAAATTATGTTCTAGAAAGAATAGATGCTAACGGAGAGTGGACAGTTTGTCATGCTTTTTATACTCGTATTATTGATGAGTCAGTAGTAAACGATGTTCAAAAAAGAGTAATAGAAGATGAGAAATCTATTTTCAACAAAGGACCTATTGCAGTCAAATTGACAGATTTTGGTCATATTTCTTTAACAAATACAAGTATAACTGAAATTAATTGTGGTCAAAAAACGAAGCGTGAAATTACAGAAAATCAATATAAAGAGCTTTTATATACTTTATTTGCTATTAAGTTATGA
- a CDS encoding YdeI/OmpD-associated family protein, translating into MSVIDKLKLNKYTNMVVINEPSDYDIFTGKETAFSKEHDAIFIFVETLDEMVKQTNYIINNEELLIEKGYVFFAYPKKGNDRYSTFIHRDEMFPALHVGDDGYVGKSDIKFARMVSMDDVFTVVGLKREKKKAKKTPAASQCVADYADRIQDVEALLANHPNELKFYQSLTPGYQKDWARNLFSVKQEKTRDKRLEKMIEIFSQGYKTIELFRKKKK; encoded by the coding sequence ATGTCAGTAATTGATAAATTGAAATTAAATAAGTATACAAATATGGTCGTTATTAACGAACCGAGTGATTATGACATTTTTACAGGGAAAGAAACTGCATTTTCAAAAGAACACGATGCCATTTTTATTTTTGTAGAAACTCTTGATGAGATGGTGAAGCAGACGAATTATATTATTAATAATGAAGAGTTACTAATTGAAAAAGGTTATGTGTTTTTCGCATATCCGAAAAAAGGTAATGATCGTTACAGTACGTTTATTCATCGTGATGAGATGTTTCCAGCATTACATGTTGGCGACGACGGTTATGTAGGAAAGAGCGATATTAAATTTGCACGAATGGTAAGTATGGATGACGTCTTTACTGTTGTAGGCTTAAAGCGTGAGAAGAAAAAAGCAAAGAAAACGCCTGCTGCGAGTCAATGTGTTGCTGATTATGCAGATCGTATTCAAGATGTTGAAGCATTATTAGCTAATCATCCGAATGAACTTAAGTTTTATCAAAGTTTAACACCCGGATATCAAAAAGATTGGGCTCGTAATTTATTTTCTGTGAAACAAGAAAAAACACGTGATAAACGTCTTGAGAAAATGATTGAAATCTTTTCACAAGGCTATAAAACAATTGAATTATTCCGTAAGAAGAAAAAATAA
- a CDS encoding NAD(P)/FAD-dependent oxidoreductase, protein MKSYIVVGAGILGASTAYHLAKAGAKVTIVDRQELGQATDAAAGIVCPWLSQRRNKAWYKIVKGGARYYSSLIQQLEEDGETDTGYNRVGAISLHTDEKKLDQMEERAYKRREDAPEIGEITRLSAEETKKLFPALSEEYSSVHISGAARVNGRLLRNALISAAKKHGATFIKGDAVLVREGHHITGVKVNEETLVAEKVMVTAGAWANEILNPLGINFLVTFQKGQIVHLQMENTATENMPVVMPPNDQYILTFDNGHVVIGATHENDTGFDHRVTAGGLHEVFHKALAVAPGLEDGTMLETRVGFRPFTPGFLPVIGPLPNFEGILVANGLGASGLTAGPYLGAELAKLALGQTIELDLNDYDVAGAIE, encoded by the coding sequence ATGAAATCGTATATTGTAGTTGGAGCTGGAATTTTAGGAGCATCTACTGCTTATCATCTTGCTAAGGCTGGTGCGAAGGTTACTATTGTAGATCGTCAAGAGTTAGGTCAAGCAACTGACGCAGCAGCAGGTATTGTCTGTCCATGGCTGTCGCAACGTCGTAATAAAGCATGGTATAAAATCGTTAAAGGCGGGGCGCGTTACTATTCTTCGTTAATTCAGCAATTAGAAGAAGACGGTGAAACGGATACAGGTTACAACCGTGTAGGTGCAATTAGTTTACATACTGATGAGAAAAAACTAGATCAAATGGAAGAGCGAGCGTATAAACGCCGTGAAGATGCACCGGAGATTGGTGAAATCACTCGCTTATCAGCTGAAGAAACGAAAAAATTATTCCCAGCATTATCGGAAGAATATAGTTCTGTTCATATTAGTGGTGCTGCACGAGTAAATGGAAGATTATTACGCAACGCATTAATAAGCGCTGCGAAAAAACATGGTGCAACTTTCATAAAAGGTGATGCAGTATTAGTCCGTGAAGGGCATCATATTACGGGAGTTAAAGTAAATGAAGAAACACTTGTAGCGGAAAAGGTAATGGTAACCGCAGGCGCATGGGCGAACGAAATCTTGAACCCATTAGGAATTAATTTCTTAGTTACGTTCCAAAAAGGACAAATTGTTCATTTGCAAATGGAAAATACAGCAACAGAAAATATGCCAGTTGTTATGCCGCCAAATGATCAATATATTTTAACATTTGACAATGGTCATGTAGTAATTGGTGCAACACATGAAAATGATACTGGTTTTGATCACCGTGTGACTGCTGGTGGTTTACATGAAGTATTCCATAAAGCATTGGCGGTGGCGCCTGGTTTAGAAGATGGTACAATGCTTGAAACGAGAGTTGGATTCAGACCATTTACACCAGGATTCTTACCTGTTATCGGACCACTACCTAACTTTGAAGGTATTCTCGTTGCGAACGGATTAGGGGCTTCAGGTTTAACGGCTGGTCCATACTTAGGAGCAGAATTGGCTAAACTAGCGCTCGGACAAACAATTGAATTAGATTTAAATGATTATGATGTTGCTGGTGCAATTGAATAA
- a CDS encoding PQQ-dependent sugar dehydrogenase, translating to MTKVKVSLRPIVHNLNLPTVIKTAILPNESTERLFIATQLGEIFYIGDGVIKTFLDIRQRIIKLGTSEEGVSSSGYDERGLLGLAFHPQFHQNGLFYLHYSVAGTQGPGALSEQFKPNPCDPKNLNLKWVKRDTQYDHIDTVEEWILQSHGQPQKRRTLLNIRRPFFNHNGVNSLNFSPETGKLVFTNGDGGSGYDPFNLSQDDLEIAGKIIEIDVSKNTFINKPPVVTRFNELPLSIQEIITVIAKGVRNITGISFQRFYNQYVKYAGNVGQDIVESIFSFTHYKPIPVTELVQTYLMSSTPNQGGFINFGWRGWEGVLPTSFIRHCSENPTLDERTMAYYDETIQTSVKRIQPLISYFHKDFRADKFGGTSLTGVHPYMGTAISNLAGSVVFTDLAKKEESQSPVKGVLAYTMAGTDGKQNDFHVIETNYDFGAQAAYYVSLGANLDQTRLYLGVYGSMKVSDFNKGTIFEIVP from the coding sequence TTGACAAAAGTTAAAGTTAGTTTACGACCCATTGTTCATAACTTAAATTTACCAACTGTAATAAAAACAGCTATTCTTCCAAATGAATCGACTGAAAGGCTATTTATAGCAACTCAATTAGGAGAAATTTTTTACATAGGAGACGGAGTAATAAAGACCTTTTTAGATATTCGTCAACGAATTATCAAATTAGGTACATCTGAAGAAGGCGTTTCTAGTAGTGGCTATGATGAGCGAGGATTGCTAGGACTAGCGTTTCATCCACAATTTCATCAAAACGGTTTATTTTATCTTCATTATTCAGTAGCTGGAACTCAAGGACCGGGTGCGCTTTCTGAACAATTTAAACCGAATCCTTGCGACCCTAAAAATTTAAACTTAAAGTGGGTAAAGAGAGATACTCAATATGATCATATCGATACAGTTGAGGAATGGATTTTACAATCACATGGTCAACCTCAAAAACGAAGAACATTACTTAATATAAGAAGGCCATTTTTTAATCATAATGGAGTCAATAGTTTAAATTTTTCGCCGGAGACTGGAAAACTTGTTTTTACAAATGGAGACGGCGGATCAGGTTATGATCCATTTAATTTAAGCCAAGATGATTTAGAAATAGCAGGTAAAATAATTGAAATCGATGTCAGTAAAAATACATTTATAAATAAACCTCCAGTTGTTACACGTTTTAATGAACTTCCTTTATCTATACAAGAAATAATTACAGTAATTGCGAAAGGAGTTCGTAATATAACAGGTATTTCATTTCAAAGATTTTATAATCAATATGTAAAATATGCTGGGAATGTCGGACAGGATATTGTAGAGTCTATTTTTTCATTTACTCATTATAAACCAATACCGGTTACCGAACTTGTTCAAACGTATTTAATGAGCTCTACTCCTAATCAAGGAGGATTTATTAACTTTGGTTGGCGAGGATGGGAGGGCGTTTTGCCCACTTCTTTTATAAGACACTGTTCTGAGAATCCAACTTTGGATGAGAGAACAATGGCTTATTATGATGAAACAATACAAACATCAGTGAAACGTATTCAGCCTCTAATTAGTTATTTTCATAAAGATTTCAGGGCCGATAAGTTCGGGGGAACTTCACTTACAGGAGTTCATCCATATATGGGGACTGCAATTTCGAATTTAGCAGGTAGCGTGGTGTTTACTGACCTTGCCAAGAAAGAAGAATCTCAATCTCCAGTTAAGGGTGTTTTAGCCTATACTATGGCAGGTACAGACGGTAAACAAAATGACTTTCATGTTATTGAAACCAATTATGATTTTGGTGCTCAAGCAGCTTATTATGTTAGTTTGGGAGCAAATTTGGATCAAACTAGATTATATTTAGGCGTTTATGGTTCTATGAAAGTATCTGATTTTAACAAAGGTACTATTTTTGAAATTGTTCCTTGA
- a CDS encoding GNAT family N-acetyltransferase, translating to MYNVEIRRPNSDDIDELNLFFRIVITNTYKNEGLSQLLDDIENEINSKKQYLKNDFDSNGENRYFLLAIDISNDKIIGTIEVGPASTLINSCTGGVLKDLYEIGTVFILPEYQRKGIGSLLLNTMYLALLSRGITEYCLDSGYKKAQSIWTKKFGKPSYVLKDYWGESNDHMIWKKSLHDIPIIFEF from the coding sequence ATGTATAATGTTGAAATTAGAAGGCCGAATTCGGATGATATTGATGAACTAAATTTGTTTTTTCGTATAGTTATTACGAATACTTATAAAAACGAAGGGTTATCACAATTATTAGATGACATAGAAAATGAAATTAACTCGAAAAAGCAATATTTGAAAAATGATTTTGATAGTAATGGAGAAAATCGTTACTTTTTATTAGCAATAGATATAAGTAACGATAAAATCATTGGAACAATTGAAGTCGGTCCAGCAAGTACATTGATTAATAGTTGTACAGGCGGTGTACTTAAGGATTTGTATGAAATAGGAACTGTATTTATACTTCCAGAGTATCAAAGAAAGGGTATAGGGAGTTTACTACTAAATACAATGTATCTTGCATTACTTAGCAGAGGAATAACAGAATACTGTTTAGATAGTGGATACAAAAAAGCGCAAAGTATATGGACGAAAAAGTTTGGAAAACCTAGTTATGTACTAAAAGATTATTGGGGAGAATCAAACGATCATATGATTTGGAAAAAGAGTTTACATGATATACCTATAATATTTGAATTTTAA
- a CDS encoding nucleotide excision repair endonuclease produces the protein MNLIKINIPEADVSITERKQVIKGDEPIITPINGFIDFHLFPRDKGGIFMFYNINDELLFVGKARKIRQRIKKHFEDNVSPIKNHRDEVYRIDACIVEDPTEREIYETYIINEYKAKYNVEKVFYK, from the coding sequence ATGAACTTGATTAAAATTAATATCCCTGAAGCTGATGTTTCAATTACTGAACGTAAACAAGTTATTAAAGGAGACGAGCCAATAATTACTCCAATTAACGGTTTTATCGATTTCCACTTGTTCCCTAGAGATAAAGGCGGCATTTTTATGTTTTACAATATTAATGACGAACTTCTTTTCGTAGGTAAAGCTCGTAAAATTAGACAACGTATTAAAAAGCATTTTGAAGACAATGTTTCACCAATTAAAAATCATCGTGATGAAGTATATCGCATCGATGCATGTATCGTAGAAGATCCAACAGAAAGAGAAATTTACGAAACATATATCATTAATGAATATAAAGCAAAATATAACGTTGAAAAAGTATTCTATAAATAA
- a CDS encoding undecaprenyl-diphosphate phosphatase has protein sequence MNWLEAFILGIIQGLTEFLPISSTGHLYLGRHLFQLDEAGLFLDTMLHIGTLLAVFIYYKKEFIYLIKNPFSKLMFLLIVGTIPAVVIGLLFKDFFEDISKTGITIGWEFLVTGLFLFMADKQKNGRKKMDDITYKDAFIIGSFQAAAIFPAISRSGMTIVAALWRKLDRETAAYFSFLLSTPAIAGAIILQFVDVFQGKAESISSTSLIVGTLSAAFFGYIAVSWMIQYLKRHSLKVFAYYVWGLGILILTLQFTNVF, from the coding sequence ATGAATTGGTTAGAAGCTTTTATATTAGGCATAATTCAAGGCTTAACAGAGTTTTTACCGATTAGTAGTACAGGGCATCTTTATTTAGGGCGACATCTTTTTCAATTAGATGAAGCAGGTTTATTTTTAGATACGATGCTGCATATTGGAACGTTACTTGCGGTGTTTATTTATTACAAAAAAGAATTTATATATTTAATTAAAAATCCGTTCTCAAAGCTTATGTTTTTACTTATTGTTGGAACGATACCAGCTGTAGTGATTGGCTTACTATTTAAAGATTTCTTTGAAGATATTTCAAAAACAGGTATCACCATAGGTTGGGAGTTTTTAGTGACAGGTTTATTTCTGTTTATGGCCGATAAACAAAAAAATGGACGTAAAAAAATGGACGACATTACATATAAAGATGCATTTATCATTGGTTCATTTCAAGCGGCTGCTATTTTCCCAGCAATTTCTCGCTCTGGTATGACAATTGTCGCTGCATTATGGAGAAAGCTAGACCGTGAAACAGCTGCGTACTTTTCGTTTTTATTATCAACACCAGCGATTGCCGGCGCTATCATCTTGCAATTTGTTGATGTTTTTCAAGGGAAAGCAGAATCTATTTCTAGTACATCATTAATTGTCGGAACGTTATCAGCAGCGTTCTTTGGTTACATAGCAGTTTCATGGATGATTCAATATTTAAAACGGCATTCATTAAAAGTATTTGCGTATTACGTATGGGGATTAGGTATTTTAATTTTAACGTTGCAATTTACTAACGTGTTTTAA
- a CDS encoding FAD-dependent oxidoreductase, giving the protein MFNKAIVIGGSMAGKLAAKALSTSFKEVIILEVGERWDGKASRKRVPQSNHPHVLLKGGERAIEELFPNITNELIEAGSIVNNFTRDLKWHQFGLWKQPFIGEVHMIQQSRLLLEWHIQKRIDQISNVTTKFETLVEGLLVDGKLNKVYGAKTKCLETGVHAEVHADIVVDASGFGSKSIEWLQEYNIEVQEEKVRIDLFYATRVFKLKENEKLDCCNMLMSPSFPENPYGVLIQTIEDNRYFVTFSGYANEKAPQTDDEFYDFAENLSIRNVTDFLNKAEGITDIKTYKIPYQVRRRFDLVNNVPEGLLVVGDAQCRFDPVFGQGVSVAAMEAYQLQLLLQGRTKLDKTFTQQFYKKAANIIETPWDMTTTEISRHPQLKRELTTKQKFQLWYTKQIYRLSASDSDVYIRLVRVMNLIRSPFHLFHPKVLLAVLLNRKK; this is encoded by the coding sequence ATGTTTAATAAGGCTATTGTTATTGGTGGAAGTATGGCAGGAAAACTTGCAGCAAAAGCTTTGTCAACTTCTTTTAAAGAAGTAATCATTTTAGAAGTGGGTGAAAGATGGGATGGAAAAGCTTCGAGAAAAAGAGTTCCGCAAAGCAATCACCCTCATGTGTTATTAAAAGGCGGAGAAAGAGCAATTGAGGAATTATTCCCTAATATTACGAATGAATTAATAGAAGCAGGCAGCATCGTAAATAACTTTACTCGTGATTTGAAATGGCATCAATTTGGTTTATGGAAACAGCCATTCATAGGAGAAGTGCATATGATTCAACAAAGTCGGCTGTTGCTAGAATGGCATATTCAAAAACGTATTGATCAAATTTCAAATGTTACCACTAAATTTGAAACATTGGTTGAAGGATTATTAGTAGATGGAAAGCTTAACAAAGTGTATGGAGCAAAAACCAAATGTTTAGAGACAGGTGTACACGCAGAAGTTCATGCAGATATTGTTGTTGATGCGAGTGGGTTTGGTTCAAAAAGTATAGAGTGGTTACAAGAATATAATATTGAAGTGCAAGAAGAAAAAGTGCGTATTGATTTATTTTACGCAACTAGAGTGTTTAAACTTAAAGAAAATGAGAAGTTAGACTGTTGTAATATGCTAATGTCTCCAAGTTTCCCTGAAAACCCTTATGGAGTTCTTATTCAAACGATTGAAGATAATCGTTATTTTGTTACTTTTAGTGGATATGCAAATGAGAAAGCACCACAAACAGATGATGAGTTTTATGATTTCGCTGAAAATCTATCAATCCGTAATGTAACAGATTTTCTAAACAAAGCTGAGGGAATAACTGATATAAAGACGTACAAAATCCCTTATCAAGTACGTCGGCGATTTGATTTAGTTAATAATGTACCGGAAGGGTTGTTAGTAGTTGGAGATGCACAATGTCGTTTTGATCCTGTTTTCGGTCAAGGTGTTTCAGTTGCAGCTATGGAAGCTTATCAGTTGCAATTACTTCTGCAAGGTAGGACAAAACTTGATAAAACATTCACGCAACAATTTTATAAAAAGGCCGCTAACATAATAGAAACCCCTTGGGATATGACAACAACGGAAATATCACGTCACCCGCAGCTAAAGAGAGAATTAACTACGAAACAAAAATTTCAACTATGGTATACGAAACAAATATATCGACTATCTGCAAGTGATTCTGATGTTTATATTCGGTTAGTACGAGTGATGAATTTAATTCGTAGTCCATTTCATCTTTTTCATCCGAAAGTGCTACTAGCTGTATTACTTAATCGAAAGAAATAG
- a CDS encoding GNAT family N-acetyltransferase, translated as MEIYIEQLKKQDAEDLFTFELTNKSFFETMVPTRGSQYFNFEYFQKLLDDLLIEQADGDSYFYLIRNEENEIVGRINLVDIDTENRSSSLGYRVGEKFTKKGVATAAVKLVLDVAKNNEINEVLAKTTTNNLASQIVLEKSGFSYQNKADTNSVELNGEHVKFVHYIWRNTSRL; from the coding sequence ATGGAAATATACATAGAGCAACTAAAGAAACAAGATGCTGAGGATTTATTTACGTTTGAACTTACGAATAAATCTTTTTTTGAAACAATGGTACCAACTCGTGGGTCGCAATATTTCAATTTTGAATATTTCCAAAAGCTACTAGACGATTTATTAATAGAACAAGCGGATGGAGATTCTTATTTTTATTTAATTCGTAATGAAGAAAATGAAATTGTAGGACGAATAAATTTAGTAGATATAGATACGGAAAATCGAAGCAGTTCGTTAGGTTATCGAGTCGGAGAAAAGTTTACTAAAAAAGGAGTTGCAACAGCAGCTGTAAAATTAGTTTTAGACGTGGCGAAAAATAATGAAATTAATGAGGTTCTTGCTAAAACAACTACTAATAATCTCGCATCACAAATTGTACTAGAAAAAAGCGGATTTTCTTATCAAAACAAAGCAGATACAAATTCTGTAGAATTAAACGGGGAACATGTGAAATTTGTACATTATATATGGAGAAATACTTCGCGCTTATAA
- a CDS encoding YfiT family bacillithiol transferase, with protein sequence MNDLRYPIGQFTYKRPITEDMIDTWIQEIEDLPNELTKAIKDLDQKQLDTPYRVGGWTVRQVVHHVVDSHMNSYIRFKLALTEKNPTIKPYKEEKWAELPDSKLPVDVSLVMLDSLHKRWVNLLYSLELEDLEKTFNHPETGETKLAAAIGLYAWHGRHHTAHITSLRKRLNW encoded by the coding sequence ATGAATGATTTACGTTATCCAATTGGCCAATTTACATACAAACGTCCTATAACTGAAGATATGATTGATACATGGATTCAAGAAATTGAAGATTTACCTAATGAACTAACAAAGGCAATTAAAGATTTAGATCAGAAGCAGTTAGACACACCATATCGAGTTGGTGGATGGACAGTTCGTCAAGTAGTCCATCACGTTGTTGATAGCCATATGAACAGCTACATACGCTTTAAATTAGCACTAACAGAAAAGAATCCAACGATTAAACCATATAAAGAAGAGAAGTGGGCAGAACTACCTGATTCTAAATTACCAGTAGATGTTTCACTAGTAATGTTAGATTCATTACATAAAAGATGGGTTAACCTTTTATATTCGCTAGAACTTGAAGATTTAGAAAAGACCTTTAATCATCCTGAAACCGGTGAAACAAAACTTGCTGCTGCAATTGGACTATATGCATGGCACGGACGTCATCATACAGCTCATATAACTTCATTAAGAAAGCGACTAAATTGGTAA
- a CDS encoding PH domain-containing protein codes for MGLFSGILGNASNTSTESVERDLEKIMLDDEKVEHAYKLIRDLIVFTNRRLILVDKQGVTGKKTEYHSIPYKSITQFSVETAGHFDLDAELKIWVSSLSTPITKEFKGDDSILSIQKALVTYTTK; via the coding sequence ATGGGTTTATTTAGCGGTATTTTAGGAAATGCATCAAATACGAGTACAGAAAGTGTAGAACGTGATTTAGAGAAGATTATGTTAGACGATGAGAAAGTTGAGCATGCTTATAAATTGATTCGTGATTTAATCGTATTTACAAATCGCCGTCTTATTTTAGTAGATAAACAAGGAGTAACTGGTAAGAAAACAGAATATCATTCTATTCCTTATAAAAGCATTACACAATTTAGTGTTGAAACAGCTGGTCATTTTGATTTAGATGCAGAACTTAAAATATGGGTATCGAGTTTGAGTACACCAATTACGAAAGAATTTAAAGGTGACGATAGTATTTTAAGCATTCAAAAAGCGTTAGTAACATATACGACAAAATAA
- a CDS encoding patatin-like phospholipase family protein, with protein MKNIGLVLEGGGMKGLYTAGVLEYFMEKNLFFPYVVGVSAGACMGATYLSRQKGRNKKVNTELVSDHRYISYRNLIRKRELFGMDFLFDEVPNKIVPFDFQTFLNSNEQFVIGTTDCESGQAIYYNKTEHGNDILKIIRASSSVPFIAPAVEYDNRKLLDGGIIDPIPVLKAQTDGYQKNVVIMTKPEGYEKQRNKFSGLAKILYRKYPNIAESLVEHYRFYNETISYMGQIGQKDNFYVIQPSVQLPISGIERNKEKLVNLYNLGYTDAQYHYENLLNWIEK; from the coding sequence ATGAAAAATATCGGTTTAGTATTAGAGGGCGGAGGAATGAAAGGTTTGTATACTGCAGGAGTACTCGAATATTTTATGGAAAAGAACTTATTCTTTCCATATGTAGTCGGTGTATCCGCTGGAGCCTGTATGGGGGCAACCTATTTGTCACGTCAAAAAGGGCGAAATAAGAAAGTAAATACAGAGCTAGTGTCAGATCACAGATATATATCTTATCGAAATTTAATTCGAAAACGTGAACTGTTTGGAATGGACTTTTTATTTGATGAAGTACCTAATAAAATTGTCCCATTCGATTTTCAAACTTTCTTAAACTCTAATGAACAATTTGTTATAGGGACGACTGATTGCGAATCAGGACAAGCTATTTATTATAATAAAACAGAACACGGAAATGATATTTTAAAAATCATTCGTGCATCTAGCTCAGTGCCGTTTATAGCACCTGCTGTAGAATATGATAATCGAAAATTGTTAGATGGAGGGATTATAGATCCTATACCAGTTTTAAAAGCTCAAACTGATGGTTATCAAAAGAACGTTGTTATTATGACAAAACCAGAAGGATATGAGAAACAGCGTAATAAATTTTCTGGACTAGCTAAAATTTTATATAGAAAATATCCGAATATCGCAGAATCTTTAGTAGAACATTATCGTTTTTATAACGAGACGATATCTTATATGGGGCAAATAGGACAAAAAGATAATTTTTATGTCATTCAGCCTAGCGTGCAGCTTCCTATAAGCGGAATAGAAAGAAATAAGGAAAAGCTCGTTAATTTATATAATCTTGGTTATACAGATGCTCAATATCATTATGAAAACTTATTAAATTGGATAGAGAAATAA
- a CDS encoding YxiJ-like family protein → MKLGKQIIFKELQKMHSPLHKRFPYRATAKLQRDLKSKLTEDDCLNADFNHYWMHTAGTLSSVLNGNEQNITFQQIKWLRLSFFEWFPQYRFLETEIVKYPILYRDFMSYEKTRKLILYYLTE, encoded by the coding sequence TTGAAGTTAGGAAAACAAATTATTTTTAAGGAATTGCAGAAAATGCATAGTCCGCTGCATAAACGGTTTCCTTATCGTGCTACAGCAAAATTGCAGCGAGACTTAAAAAGTAAACTTACCGAAGATGACTGTTTAAACGCTGATTTTAATCATTATTGGATGCATACAGCAGGCACTTTAAGTTCTGTACTAAATGGAAACGAACAGAACATTACGTTTCAGCAAATAAAATGGTTACGGTTATCGTTTTTTGAATGGTTTCCGCAATATCGTTTTCTAGAAACAGAAATTGTGAAGTACCCCATTTTGTATAGAGATTTCATGAGTTATGAGAAGACCCGGAAACTAATACTATATTATCTTACTGAATAA